In Candidatus Epulonipiscium sp., a single genomic region encodes these proteins:
- a CDS encoding GerMN domain-containing protein: MAEPTYFFILLFMGFMFVSPAFSIQKEQVSIHQINVTKKQAEELFEDLLGNNFNVEESIIPKEVKIMDIRVENSSLYLNISKDIKNYGGTLTEQWIVYQILDTGFAISGVENITVLIEGQEDYLPEGTIIKSYSKEEWLEERMKDEWRELIKESMTK, encoded by the coding sequence ATGGCTGAACCAACATATTTTTTTATTTTGTTATTTATGGGATTTATGTTCGTATCCCCAGCATTTTCAATTCAAAAAGAACAGGTATCTATTCATCAAATTAACGTAACTAAGAAGCAAGCAGAGGAATTATTTGAAGATCTTTTAGGTAATAATTTTAATGTAGAGGAAAGTATTATCCCTAAGGAAGTAAAGATAATGGATATTCGTGTTGAAAATAGTAGCCTGTATCTAAATATTTCAAAGGATATTAAAAATTATGGGGGAACCTTGACTGAGCAGTGGATTGTATACCAAATTTTAGATACCGGTTTTGCTATTTCAGGAGTGGAAAATATTACAGTACTTATAGAAGGGCAAGAAGATTACCTTCCTGAGGGAACGATAATAAAATCTTATAGCAAGGAAGAATGGCTAGAAGAAAGGATGAAAGATGAATGGAGAGAATTGATAAAAGAAAGTATGACCAAATAA